In a genomic window of Demequina muriae:
- the fbaA gene encoding class II fructose-bisphosphate aldolase: MALANPESYNAMLDAAKSGAYAFPAINITSSSTITAAIQGFAEAESDGIIQVSVGGGQYASGSTIKDQVIGSLALAAYAREVADSYGVTIALHTDHCHPDYVDSWLRPLLAASTERVKNGLEPIFQSHMWDGSPVPMDQNLSLAAELLELSQAARTILEVEIGVVGGEEDGHTAEINDKLYTTTEDGLKTVEALGTGEKGRYLTALTFGNVHGSYKPGSVKLRPELLGKIQAEVGAKVGKDKPFDLVFHGGSGSTAEEISEAVSHGVIKMNIDTDTQYAYTRPVVDHMMKNYDGVLKVDGDWGNKKAYDPRAWGKLAEAGMAARVVEACQQLGSAGKKI; the protein is encoded by the coding sequence ATGGCACTCGCCAACCCAGAGTCCTACAACGCAATGCTCGACGCCGCCAAGAGCGGCGCGTACGCGTTCCCGGCCATCAACATCACGTCCTCGTCGACGATCACCGCGGCCATCCAGGGCTTTGCGGAGGCCGAGTCCGACGGCATCATCCAGGTCTCGGTGGGCGGCGGACAGTATGCGTCCGGCTCCACCATCAAGGACCAGGTCATCGGTTCGCTGGCGCTCGCCGCCTACGCTCGCGAGGTCGCTGACTCCTATGGCGTGACCATCGCGCTCCACACGGACCACTGCCACCCCGACTACGTCGACTCATGGCTGCGCCCCCTGCTGGCCGCGTCGACCGAGCGCGTGAAGAACGGCCTCGAGCCCATCTTCCAGTCGCACATGTGGGACGGCTCGCCGGTTCCGATGGACCAGAACCTGTCGCTCGCGGCAGAGCTCCTCGAGCTCTCGCAGGCCGCCAGGACCATCCTCGAGGTCGAGATCGGCGTCGTGGGTGGCGAGGAGGACGGTCACACCGCAGAGATCAACGACAAGCTCTACACGACCACCGAAGACGGCCTCAAGACCGTCGAGGCTCTCGGCACCGGTGAGAAGGGTCGCTACCTGACGGCCCTCACCTTCGGCAACGTGCACGGCTCCTACAAGCCGGGCTCGGTGAAGCTGCGCCCCGAGCTCCTGGGCAAGATCCAGGCCGAGGTCGGCGCGAAGGTCGGCAAGGACAAGCCCTTCGACCTCGTGTTCCACGGCGGCTCCGGCTCGACGGCCGAGGAGATCTCCGAGGCAGTCAGCCACGGCGTCATCAAGATGAACATCGACACGGACACGCAGTACGCGTACACGCGTCCCGTGGTCGACCACATGATGAAGAACTACGACGGCGTCCTCAAGGTCGACGGCGACTGGGGCAACAAGAAGGCCTACGACCCGCGCGCCTGGGGCAAGCTCGCCGAGGCAGGCATGGCGGCCCGTGTGGTCGAGGCGTGCCAGCAGCTCGGCTCCGCCGGCAAGAAGATCTGA
- the purD gene encoding phosphoribosylamine--glycine ligase, with translation MKVLIVGSGAREHALARSLHLDPHVEELHAVPGNPGIGQLATLHSQDPNDGEAIATLAVNVRADLVVVGPEAPLVAGVADAVREVGIPCFGPSAEAAMLEGSKAFAKDVMAAAHVPTAEPRVCRTRAELAAALGDFGAPYVVKDDGLAAGKGVVVTEDLTAATEHGAAILDAGGVIVVEDFLDGPEVSLFCLCDGSTVMPLQPAQDFKRAYNGDEGLNTGGMGAYSPLPWAPPGLVDEVVRTVAQPTVDEMARRGTPFQGVLYCGLAMTSAGMRVVEFNARFGDPETQSVLARLVTPLSGVLLAAAEGRLAELPPLEWRDDAAVTVVLAAHGYPEQARSGDPITGTESADSVDGAHVLHAGTSWDENGALVASGGRVLSVVGTGATLADARATAYDALDRIGLPGSHHRTDIALAASVGEAAGA, from the coding sequence GTGAAGGTACTGATCGTCGGCTCAGGAGCCCGTGAGCATGCGCTCGCCCGCTCCCTCCACCTGGACCCCCACGTCGAGGAGCTGCACGCCGTTCCCGGCAATCCAGGCATCGGCCAGCTGGCGACGCTGCACTCGCAGGATCCAAATGACGGTGAGGCGATCGCCACGCTCGCCGTGAACGTGAGGGCCGACCTCGTGGTCGTCGGACCCGAGGCGCCCCTCGTCGCGGGCGTCGCCGATGCGGTGCGCGAAGTGGGCATCCCGTGCTTCGGCCCCTCCGCGGAGGCCGCGATGCTCGAGGGTTCGAAGGCATTTGCGAAGGACGTCATGGCCGCCGCGCACGTCCCCACCGCGGAGCCCCGCGTGTGCCGCACTCGCGCCGAGCTCGCCGCCGCGCTCGGAGACTTCGGCGCTCCGTACGTGGTCAAGGACGATGGACTCGCCGCAGGCAAGGGTGTGGTGGTCACTGAGGATCTGACCGCCGCCACCGAGCACGGCGCAGCGATCCTCGATGCGGGCGGCGTGATCGTGGTCGAGGACTTCCTCGACGGCCCCGAGGTGTCGCTCTTCTGCCTGTGCGACGGCTCCACCGTGATGCCGCTGCAGCCCGCCCAGGACTTCAAGCGCGCCTACAACGGCGACGAAGGTCTCAACACCGGCGGCATGGGCGCGTACTCGCCGCTGCCATGGGCTCCGCCTGGTCTCGTCGACGAGGTGGTGCGCACGGTCGCACAGCCCACCGTCGACGAGATGGCCCGCCGAGGCACCCCCTTCCAGGGCGTGCTCTACTGCGGCCTCGCGATGACCTCGGCCGGCATGCGCGTGGTCGAGTTCAACGCCCGGTTCGGTGACCCCGAGACGCAATCGGTGCTCGCCCGGCTCGTCACCCCGCTGAGCGGCGTCCTCCTGGCCGCGGCCGAGGGCCGCCTCGCGGAGCTCCCGCCGCTCGAGTGGCGCGACGACGCAGCGGTGACCGTGGTGCTTGCCGCGCACGGCTACCCCGAGCAGGCACGCAGTGGCGACCCGATCACGGGCACGGAGTCTGCGGACTCCGTCGACGGTGCTCACGTGCTTCACGCGGGAACGTCGTGGGACGAGAACGGTGCGCTGGTCGCCTCGGGCGGCCGCGTGCTGTCCGTCGTGGGAACGGGCGCGACCCTCGCCGATGCCAGGGCGACGGCCTACGACGCTCTCGACCGCATCGGCCTGCCGGGCTCGCATCACCGCACGGATATCGCGCTCGCGGCCTCGGTCGGCGAAGCGGCCGGCGCCTGA
- the purQ gene encoding phosphoribosylformylglycinamidine synthase subunit PurQ: MARIGVVTFPGSLDDRDAARAVRLADGEAVNLFHTDADLQGVDAVVLPGGFSYGDYLRAGAISRFSPIMERVVDAARGGMPVLGICNGFQVLTEVHLLPGSMIKNEHLHFVCRDQVLRVENASTAWTSDYAAGQEITIPLKNQDGQYVADEHTLDELEGEGLVTFRYVGWNPNGSRRDIAGITNGRGNVVGLMPHPEHAVEPGFGPDSRLNGRRGTDGLAFFTSAIRELVATG, from the coding sequence ATGGCCCGCATCGGCGTCGTCACCTTCCCCGGTTCGCTCGATGACCGCGACGCCGCGCGCGCTGTGCGACTCGCCGACGGCGAGGCCGTCAACCTCTTCCACACGGACGCGGACCTTCAGGGAGTCGACGCCGTGGTGCTGCCCGGTGGCTTCAGCTACGGGGACTACCTGCGAGCCGGCGCCATCTCGCGCTTCTCACCCATCATGGAACGCGTGGTCGACGCGGCCCGCGGCGGCATGCCGGTGCTCGGCATCTGCAACGGCTTCCAGGTCCTCACCGAAGTGCACCTGCTGCCTGGCTCCATGATCAAGAACGAGCACCTGCACTTCGTCTGTCGCGACCAGGTGCTGCGCGTCGAGAATGCCTCGACCGCGTGGACCAGCGACTACGCGGCGGGTCAAGAGATCACCATTCCGCTCAAGAACCAGGACGGCCAGTACGTCGCCGACGAGCACACTCTCGACGAGCTCGAAGGCGAGGGGCTGGTGACGTTCCGGTACGTGGGCTGGAACCCCAACGGATCCCGGCGCGACATCGCCGGCATCACCAATGGACGCGGCAACGTCGTGGGCCTCATGCCTCACCCCGAGCATGCCGTGGAGCCCGGGTTCGGCCCGGACTCGCGCCTGAACGGCAGGCGCGGCACTGACGGGCTCGCGTTCTTCACCTCCGCGATTCGGGAACTGGTCGCCACCGGGTAG
- a CDS encoding uridine kinase, whose product MDRRQKVIGTVADSLPRPEGAPVLIAIDGPDASGKTTLRKELGAELRCRGRDVVEVSMDDFHHPRDHRYRQGRTSPRGFWEDSFDHEAFIEKVLKPLGPGGDRVVTLRHHDLESDELLPDTRSVGVGDQVTLLADGLFMQHPGLAEWWNAVVWVEAPYSVRFTRMVTRDGLEEDPDDPVQRRYFDGQLIYRREVAPRQKALVVVDNADPKRPRILSGPSLGTVPLT is encoded by the coding sequence ATGGATCGCCGCCAGAAGGTCATCGGCACCGTCGCCGATTCGCTCCCTCGGCCCGAGGGCGCGCCCGTGCTGATCGCGATCGACGGCCCTGATGCCTCTGGCAAGACCACGCTGCGCAAAGAGCTCGGCGCCGAGCTCCGCTGCCGCGGCCGCGACGTGGTCGAAGTGAGCATGGACGACTTCCACCACCCGCGCGACCACCGGTACCGCCAGGGACGCACGAGCCCGCGTGGCTTCTGGGAGGACTCGTTCGACCATGAGGCGTTCATCGAGAAGGTGTTGAAGCCGCTCGGCCCTGGCGGCGACCGCGTGGTCACTCTGCGGCACCACGACCTGGAGTCTGACGAGCTGCTGCCCGACACCCGCTCGGTCGGGGTGGGCGACCAGGTGACGCTGCTCGCCGACGGGCTGTTCATGCAGCACCCCGGCCTCGCTGAGTGGTGGAACGCGGTGGTGTGGGTGGAGGCGCCGTACTCGGTGCGGTTCACCCGCATGGTCACCCGCGACGGGCTTGAAGAGGACCCGGACGACCCGGTGCAGCGCCGCTACTTCGACGGCCAACTGATCTATCGCCGCGAGGTCGCGCCCCGCCAGAAGGCGCTCGTGGTGGTCGACAACGCCGACCCCAAGCGGCCCCGGATCCTGTCCGGGCCGTCGCTTGGCACGGTTCCGCTGACCTGA
- a CDS encoding phosphoribosylaminoimidazolesuccinocarboxamide synthase has translation MPGHVVPPTALDLPAWRHVYSGKVRDLYEPVEPHPRGDVVLVVASDRISAYDWVLPTEIPGKGGVLTALSLWWFDQMGDIVPDHTIEAPVPDEVAGRAMVCRRLDMFPVECVARGYLTGSGLAEYRETGTVCGIALPEGLVDGSRLPEPIFTPATKADVGEHDENVSFEAVVESVGRADAETLRDLTLAIYTRAHEVAAAKGIILADTKVEFGRDADGTIVLGDEVLTPDSSRFWPADTWEPGRSQPSFDKQFVRDWLTSPESGWDKGGDAPPPALPDDVVERTRQRYLEAYDRLAKS, from the coding sequence ATGCCCGGCCACGTCGTCCCGCCGACGGCGCTGGACCTCCCGGCTTGGCGTCACGTCTACTCGGGCAAGGTGCGCGACCTCTACGAGCCGGTCGAGCCGCACCCGCGCGGCGATGTGGTGCTGGTGGTGGCGAGCGACCGCATCAGCGCGTACGACTGGGTGCTCCCCACCGAGATTCCCGGCAAAGGTGGTGTGCTGACGGCGCTCAGCCTGTGGTGGTTCGACCAGATGGGCGACATCGTTCCGGACCACACCATCGAGGCTCCCGTGCCCGACGAGGTGGCCGGTCGCGCGATGGTGTGCCGGCGGCTCGACATGTTCCCCGTGGAGTGCGTGGCGCGCGGGTACCTCACCGGTTCCGGACTCGCGGAGTACCGCGAGACCGGCACCGTCTGCGGCATCGCGCTTCCCGAGGGGCTCGTCGACGGATCGCGCCTGCCCGAACCCATCTTCACGCCGGCGACCAAGGCCGACGTCGGCGAGCACGACGAGAACGTGAGCTTCGAGGCGGTGGTCGAGAGCGTCGGCCGCGCTGACGCGGAGACGCTCCGTGACCTGACTCTTGCGATCTACACCCGCGCGCACGAGGTCGCGGCCGCGAAGGGCATCATCCTCGCGGACACCAAGGTGGAGTTCGGCCGCGACGCGGACGGCACGATCGTGCTGGGGGACGAGGTGCTGACTCCCGATTCGAGTCGCTTCTGGCCCGCGGACACCTGGGAGCCGGGTCGCTCGCAGCCGAGCTTCGACAAGCAGTTCGTGCGCGACTGGCTCACGTCGCCCGAGTCCGGATGGGACAAAGGAGGCGACGCCCCGCCGCCCGCGCTGCCAGACGACGTCGTCGAGCGCACTCGCCAGCGCTACCTGGAGGCGTACGACCGCCTGGCCAAGTCGTAG
- a CDS encoding ArsR/SmtB family transcription factor, with protein sequence MAPRPVTTAEDLAEQIEAHADLQRVLTALAHPARRFLLDLLIPGGTTAGDLAASVAVNFGISTKRGSQHLQVLADAGLVDVDADGPRRHYRLRPGGSDAVIEWLAQLE encoded by the coding sequence ATGGCGCCACGACCCGTCACGACTGCGGAGGACCTCGCTGAACAGATCGAGGCTCACGCCGATCTCCAGCGGGTGCTCACCGCACTCGCCCACCCCGCGCGCCGATTCCTGCTCGACCTGCTCATCCCTGGTGGGACCACCGCCGGAGACCTTGCCGCATCAGTAGCCGTCAACTTCGGCATTTCGACGAAGCGTGGCTCGCAGCACCTCCAAGTGCTCGCCGACGCAGGGCTCGTCGACGTTGACGCTGACGGCCCTCGGCGCCACTACCGGCTCCGACCGGGCGGATCAGACGCGGTGATCGAGTGGCTCGCGCAACTCGAGTAG
- the purS gene encoding phosphoribosylformylglycinamidine synthase subunit PurS, with protein sequence MPTIVVHVMPKPEILDPQGKAVGAALPRLGFEGFASVRQGKRFELQVDGEVTDEVMAQAREAATTMLSNPVIEDVVAVEVVD encoded by the coding sequence ATGCCCACGATCGTCGTTCACGTGATGCCCAAGCCCGAGATTCTCGACCCCCAGGGCAAGGCCGTCGGGGCCGCGCTGCCGCGCCTCGGATTCGAAGGCTTCGCCTCGGTGCGCCAGGGCAAGCGGTTCGAGCTCCAGGTCGACGGCGAGGTCACCGACGAGGTGATGGCTCAAGCCCGCGAAGCCGCGACGACGATGCTGAGCAACCCCGTCATCGAAGACGTGGTGGCCGTGGAGGTCGTCGACTGA
- a CDS encoding adenylosuccinate synthase has protein sequence MPGVVIVGAQWGDEGKGKATDVLGSRVDYVVKFNGGNNAGHTVVIGDQKFALHLLPSGILTPGVTPVIGNGVVVDIAVLFSEIDALIERGVDPSKLLISNAAHIIAPYARTLDNVTERFLGKRKIGTTGRGIGPAYADKINRLGIRMGDLFDEQLLRDKIEGALEQKNHLLVKVYNRRAITVDEVADELLQYRERLAPMVTDTSLVLNQALDRGETVLFEGGQATMLDVDHGTYPFVTSSNATAGGASTGSGVGPTRIDSVIGIVKAYTTRVGEGPMPTELFDADGEHLAQVGHEFGTTTGRPRRCGWYDAVIARYSARINGLTDFVLTKLDVLTGLEQIPVCVAYDVDGKRYEELPQDQAAFAAATPVYEYLPGWTEDISGAREFADLPQTAQDYVLALEKVSNCRISAIGVGPGRDEIIVNHDLLHARGE, from the coding sequence GTGCCCGGTGTAGTGATCGTCGGTGCCCAGTGGGGCGACGAAGGCAAAGGCAAGGCCACGGACGTGCTGGGAAGCCGCGTCGACTATGTGGTGAAGTTCAACGGCGGCAACAACGCCGGTCACACGGTGGTGATCGGCGACCAGAAGTTCGCGTTGCACCTGCTGCCGTCCGGCATCCTCACGCCGGGTGTCACGCCGGTGATCGGCAACGGCGTCGTCGTGGACATCGCGGTGCTGTTCAGTGAGATCGACGCGCTCATCGAGCGGGGCGTGGACCCCTCGAAGCTGCTCATCTCCAATGCGGCCCACATCATCGCGCCGTACGCGCGCACCCTCGACAACGTCACCGAGAGGTTCCTGGGCAAGCGCAAGATCGGGACGACCGGCCGCGGCATCGGCCCTGCCTACGCGGACAAGATCAACCGCCTGGGAATCCGGATGGGCGATCTGTTCGACGAGCAGCTCCTGCGCGACAAGATCGAGGGCGCGCTCGAGCAGAAGAACCACCTGCTCGTGAAGGTCTACAACCGCCGCGCCATCACCGTCGACGAGGTCGCCGACGAGCTGCTCCAATACCGCGAGCGGCTCGCGCCCATGGTCACCGACACCTCGCTGGTGCTGAACCAGGCCCTCGACCGCGGCGAGACCGTGCTGTTCGAGGGCGGCCAGGCGACCATGCTGGACGTCGACCATGGCACGTACCCGTTCGTCACCAGCTCGAACGCGACGGCCGGCGGCGCCTCGACAGGCTCCGGCGTGGGGCCTACGCGCATCGACTCGGTGATCGGCATCGTCAAGGCCTACACGACGCGGGTGGGCGAGGGGCCGATGCCCACGGAGCTGTTCGACGCCGACGGCGAGCACTTGGCCCAGGTGGGCCACGAGTTCGGCACCACCACGGGGCGTCCGCGCCGATGCGGGTGGTACGACGCGGTCATCGCGCGCTACTCGGCGCGCATCAACGGCCTCACCGACTTCGTCCTCACCAAGCTGGACGTGCTCACGGGCCTGGAGCAGATTCCGGTGTGCGTCGCGTACGACGTGGACGGCAAGCGCTACGAGGAGCTCCCGCAGGATCAGGCCGCTTTCGCCGCGGCGACGCCGGTCTACGAGTACCTGCCGGGCTGGACCGAGGACATCTCGGGTGCGCGCGAGTTCGCTGACCTGCCGCAGACGGCGCAGGACTACGTGCTCGCGTTGGAGAAGGTCTCGAACTGCCGCATCAGCGCGATCGGCGTGGGACCTGGACGGGACGAGATCATCGTCAACCACGACCTGCTGCACGCTCGCGGGGAGTAG
- a CDS encoding septum formation family protein — protein sequence MRVSFAPIAIAALAVSSLSGCSLLGGATVEELQVSVGECISDPAVADEGDQEVGELPVVDCAEPHFGEVYHTENVADEEFSSDIVTQADEVCYQEFEGFIGLTYEESQYYISAMSPTSASWDLGDRQIACLVVGGTGEEITGSLEGAAA from the coding sequence ATGCGCGTCTCATTCGCGCCCATCGCCATCGCGGCGCTCGCCGTCTCGTCCCTGTCCGGCTGCTCTCTCCTGGGAGGCGCCACCGTGGAGGAGCTTCAGGTCTCCGTCGGCGAGTGCATCTCCGATCCTGCCGTGGCGGACGAGGGTGACCAGGAGGTCGGCGAACTGCCCGTGGTCGACTGTGCCGAGCCGCACTTCGGCGAGGTCTACCACACCGAGAACGTGGCCGACGAGGAGTTCTCCTCAGACATCGTGACTCAGGCGGACGAGGTCTGCTATCAGGAGTTCGAAGGCTTCATCGGCCTGACCTACGAGGAGTCGCAGTACTACATCTCGGCGATGTCGCCCACGTCTGCCTCGTGGGACCTCGGCGACCGCCAGATCGCCTGCCTGGTGGTCGGCGGCACCGGCGAGGAGATCACGGGCTCGCTCGAGGGCGCGGCGGCGTAG
- a CDS encoding trimeric intracellular cation channel family protein: protein MLEFALDAPDLLDSALETLRTVFEYIGTVAFAISGAVAAGRKRMDLVGAVVLACMVAVGGGTLRDILLDVPVFWMESPSFLLVGAATGLAVALLARWHPPDRLGRYRIVQISDAAGLAVFVVVGTGVAIDAGAGTVTAAVMGIITGVGGGIIRDMLANDVPDVLRNGQFYATAALAGASVYALLIEAGVTRLVVIWVPIVVVLAVRLASLKFGWGVPTIGGKPVDLTAHDDEAGDGQR, encoded by the coding sequence GTGCTGGAGTTCGCGCTCGACGCTCCCGACCTCCTCGACTCGGCCCTCGAGACCCTGCGCACCGTGTTCGAGTACATCGGCACGGTGGCCTTCGCCATTTCGGGCGCCGTGGCTGCTGGCCGCAAGCGCATGGACCTGGTGGGCGCCGTGGTGCTCGCGTGCATGGTCGCCGTCGGCGGCGGAACGCTTCGCGACATCCTGCTCGACGTGCCCGTGTTCTGGATGGAGAGCCCCAGCTTCCTGCTCGTCGGCGCCGCGACGGGACTCGCGGTCGCCCTGCTGGCGCGGTGGCACCCACCCGACCGCCTGGGCAGGTACCGGATCGTGCAGATCTCCGACGCCGCCGGCCTCGCGGTCTTCGTGGTCGTGGGCACCGGGGTCGCGATCGACGCGGGCGCGGGCACCGTGACGGCCGCCGTCATGGGCATCATCACTGGCGTCGGCGGCGGCATCATTCGCGACATGCTGGCGAACGACGTTCCCGACGTGCTGCGCAACGGCCAGTTCTACGCAACGGCGGCGCTGGCCGGCGCGAGCGTCTACGCGCTGCTCATCGAGGCCGGCGTCACGCGGCTGGTGGTGATCTGGGTGCCCATCGTCGTCGTCCTGGCCGTGCGGTTGGCCTCGCTCAAGTTCGGCTGGGGCGTGCCCACCATCGGCGGAAAGCCGGTGGACCTCACTGCTCACGACGACGAGGCCGGAGACGGCCAGCGCTAG
- a CDS encoding AHH domain-containing protein: protein MPSIRAAVAAVSAAVLMLTAGFASSAAAEASPVQGLSFTVDTTTVDSTDPYVNLTFTFSAPTSSVADLHLSTGTRTTKHWCHGVSQNACVLTLRREIPEDQTVTFTAKLTQSGVPDQSLGSVTVTHAGWPGVITAFDAVRDGSTGFGDARFRLIAETSAPLSGYELSVFSISKGRLVSECSRDYQTFCGPFTGVPEGTIAVYEAVVSSGGYAGGGEYSGRVPARATTFAYSGDIESLVDDLARYALVALTQPPASMSARALAIEAASTSTSAAMQLNDTAACGRFAPYLRANPRTRSTAGDFWLTCNSEGLGVALKGLASIVSIGTIIAIIQDMAVDPDAPLDADVDPSADCFVLLSGPATWCTENADDAWLNPGQPTAADYDGAVNSPTAYSTPDKPWDPKPLRPRFTCFDGTEAWSCDGIPGEPREIEIYVLEDGEWEPQASRAGSKPPTNCMFLDANGDLLLDDDGRIDTSVRDEKLDQLLRQDGLENTYERHHIVTRHANASNLAKVELVNRMRSVIDSYSMGIDDGLNIIVIPHEGPHPAEYHQWVLQNLQMIDDDANGSEEVFRELFRTRISDVIRTDPSIVLGAYWRCRR, encoded by the coding sequence GTGCCATCGATTCGTGCGGCTGTTGCAGCTGTCTCGGCTGCGGTGCTCATGCTTACTGCTGGGTTCGCTTCGTCAGCTGCAGCAGAGGCCTCACCGGTCCAGGGACTGTCGTTCACGGTGGACACCACGACCGTGGACTCTACTGACCCGTACGTGAATCTCACGTTCACCTTCAGTGCCCCCACGTCGTCAGTGGCCGACCTCCACCTGTCTACGGGGACCCGCACCACGAAACACTGGTGCCATGGCGTGAGCCAGAATGCCTGCGTCCTCACTCTGCGTAGGGAGATTCCAGAAGACCAGACTGTGACGTTCACGGCGAAGCTGACTCAGTCGGGCGTGCCTGACCAGAGCCTCGGGTCAGTCACCGTGACTCATGCGGGATGGCCCGGCGTCATCACAGCGTTCGACGCGGTCCGCGACGGATCGACGGGGTTTGGAGACGCGCGTTTCCGTCTCATCGCTGAGACTTCCGCTCCACTGAGTGGGTACGAACTCAGTGTCTTCAGCATCTCGAAAGGGAGGCTGGTGAGCGAGTGTTCCCGCGACTACCAGACGTTCTGCGGCCCCTTCACGGGGGTGCCCGAAGGCACCATCGCTGTGTATGAGGCGGTGGTTTCGAGTGGTGGATACGCGGGCGGAGGCGAGTACAGCGGGAGGGTCCCTGCCCGTGCCACCACCTTCGCGTACAGCGGCGACATCGAATCGCTCGTGGACGACCTTGCCCGCTATGCGCTGGTGGCGCTGACTCAGCCACCAGCCTCGATGTCCGCCCGAGCTCTTGCCATCGAAGCGGCGTCCACCTCGACCAGTGCTGCAATGCAACTCAATGACACCGCGGCGTGCGGCAGGTTCGCGCCTTACTTGCGGGCGAATCCTCGGACTCGGTCGACTGCCGGTGACTTCTGGCTCACCTGCAACTCAGAAGGGCTAGGCGTTGCGCTGAAGGGGCTGGCCAGCATCGTCTCGATCGGGACGATCATCGCCATCATCCAGGACATGGCCGTCGACCCCGACGCGCCTCTCGACGCCGATGTGGACCCCAGCGCGGATTGCTTCGTGTTACTGAGCGGACCGGCGACCTGGTGCACAGAGAACGCTGACGACGCTTGGCTCAACCCAGGTCAGCCCACGGCGGCGGACTACGACGGAGCGGTCAACTCGCCCACTGCTTACTCGACACCCGACAAGCCTTGGGACCCGAAGCCGCTGCGGCCCCGCTTCACGTGCTTCGACGGTACCGAGGCGTGGTCCTGTGACGGCATCCCCGGCGAGCCGCGGGAGATCGAGATCTACGTCCTCGAGGACGGAGAGTGGGAGCCGCAGGCCAGCCGAGCGGGAAGCAAACCACCCACCAACTGCATGTTCCTCGACGCGAACGGTGACCTGCTGCTCGACGACGACGGCCGTATCGACACGTCGGTGCGCGACGAGAAACTCGACCAGCTCTTGCGACAAGATGGGCTGGAGAACACTTACGAGCGCCATCACATCGTGACCCGGCACGCGAATGCCAGTAACCTAGCCAAGGTCGAGTTGGTGAACCGTATGCGGTCCGTCATCGACTCATACTCCATGGGCATAGACGACGGCCTCAACATTATAGTGATTCCCCATGAGGGGCCTCATCCCGCCGAGTATCACCAGTGGGTCTTACAGAATCTGCAAATGATCGATGACGATGCGAATGGAAGCGAGGAAGTGTTCAGGGAGTTGTTCCGGACTAGAATATCCGACGTCATTCGGACCGATCCGTCAATCGTCCTGGGAGCCTATTGGAGATGCCGACGCTAA
- a CDS encoding metal-dependent transcriptional regulator produces the protein MATETTIEDYLKAVWNAGEWSDAPVTVSALSARLGLSPSSVSEIVRKLTARGLLTHERYGSVDLTDAGRTIALATVRKHRLIETFLVDYLGYEWDEVHDEAEVLEHAVSDEFVERLATRLGEPTHDPHGDPIPAADGSLPAEEQTDLASVAEGERVRVARVSDDDPELLRHLRDVGIDIGAVVEVVARRSVAGTVDLSIAGTLLTLGLPAARVILTEPAA, from the coding sequence ATGGCCACGGAGACCACCATCGAGGACTACCTCAAGGCCGTCTGGAACGCCGGCGAGTGGTCCGACGCGCCCGTCACTGTCTCCGCGCTGTCCGCTCGGCTCGGCCTGTCACCATCCTCGGTCTCCGAGATCGTGCGCAAGCTCACCGCGCGCGGTCTGCTCACGCACGAGCGCTACGGAAGCGTCGACCTGACCGATGCGGGCCGCACGATCGCGCTCGCGACCGTGCGCAAGCATCGGCTCATCGAGACGTTCCTGGTCGACTACCTCGGGTACGAGTGGGACGAGGTGCACGACGAGGCGGAGGTGCTCGAGCACGCCGTGTCCGACGAGTTCGTGGAACGGCTCGCGACCCGCCTCGGCGAGCCGACGCACGACCCGCACGGGGACCCCATCCCCGCGGCCGATGGCTCCCTCCCGGCCGAGGAGCAGACCGATCTGGCGTCGGTCGCCGAGGGTGAGCGGGTACGCGTCGCGCGCGTCTCCGACGACGACCCCGAGCTGCTGCGTCATCTGCGGGACGTCGGGATCGACATCGGCGCGGTGGTCGAGGTCGTGGCGCGCCGCTCCGTCGCAGGCACCGTCGACCTCTCCATCGCAGGCACCCTCCTCACGCTGGGACTGCCCGCGGCGCGCGTCATCCTCACGGAGCCTGCGGCCTGA